One region of Populus trichocarpa isolate Nisqually-1 chromosome 4, P.trichocarpa_v4.1, whole genome shotgun sequence genomic DNA includes:
- the LOC7461205 gene encoding polyol transporter 5 isoform X1 — protein MSAGLNSERDVNPSQPTTEKTLADFDPVKKPKRNKFAFACAITASVASILLGYDIGVMSGAKDYIQTDLKLSDVQVGLLVGTLNWYSLVGSAAAGVTSDWIGRRYTIVVAGAVFFAGALLMGFSTNYAFLMVARFVAGIGVGFALMIAPVYTTEVSPASSRGFLTSFPEVFINVGILLGYVSNYAFSKLPTNLGWRIMLGVGAIPSVFLALVVIGMPESPRWLVMQGRLGDARKVLDKTSDTKEESQQRLSDIKEAAGIPQDCNDDVVRVQKKSHGEGVWKELFVHPTRPVRHILLCGIGIHFFQQASGIDAVVLYSTNIFEKAGITSSNDKLLATVAVGFTKTVFILVATFLLDRIGRRPLLLSSVGGMVLSLATLGFGLTIIDHSPEKLPWAVALSIAMVLAFVAFFSIGMGPIPWVYSSEIFPLRLRAQGTGMGVAMNRVTSGVISTTFIMLYKAISIGGAFFLFAGFATVAWVFFFACFPETRGRTLEDMEVLFGNFISWRSVLKDGKKEEEVHGGNDGQIQMGTKA, from the exons ATGTCTGCAGGTCTAAACTCAGAAAGGGATGTCAATCCTAGCCAACCCACAACAGAGAAAACACTAGCAGATTTTGATCCTGTaaagaaaccaaaaagaaacaaatttgcTTTTGCTTGCGCAATCACAGCTTCCGTGGCTTCAATCTTACTTGGTTATG ATATCGGAGTAATGAGTGGAGCCAAGGACTACATCCAAACTGACCTTAAACTCAGTGACGTGCAAGTAGGATTACTTGTGGGAACTCTCAACTGGTACTCTCTTGTTGGCTCAGCCGCTGCTGGGGTGACCTCTGACTGGATTGGTCGTCGATACACTATTGTGGTGGCAGGAGCCGTTTTCTTTGCTGGAGCTCTGCTCATGGGATTTTCCACAAATTATGCATTTCTCATGGTTGCTCGCTTTGTTGCTGGTATTGGTGTCGGTTTTGCCCTCATGATTGCCCCTGTTTACACCACTGAAGTTTCGCCAGCTTCTTCTCGTGGATTTCTCACCTCATTCCCAGAA GTATTCATCAATGTTGGGATCTTACTAGGATATGTATCCAATTATGCTTTCTCTAAGCTCCCAACTAACTTAGGTTGGCGAATCATGCTTGGAGTTGGAGCAATTCCTTCAGTTTTCTTAGCTTTGGTTGTTATAGGCATGCCCGAGTCTCCACGTTGGCTAGTCATGCAAGGTCGACTCGGTGATGCTAGGAAAGTTCTTGACAAAACCTCCGACACTAAAGAAGAATCTCAACAGAGATTGTCAGACATAAAAGAAGCCGCCGGAATCCCTCAAGATTGCAACGATGACGTTGTCCGTGTGCAGAAAAAGAGTCACGGCGAAGGTGTTTGGAAAGAATTATTCGTTCATCCCACACGTCCTGTTCGTCACATCCTGCTTTGTGGGATCGGTATTCATTTCTTCCAACAAGCTTCAGGAATAGACGCGGTCGTTTTGTACAGTACCAACATCTTCGAAAAGGCCGGAATCACATCATCCAATGATAAATTACTGGCAACTGTAGCGGTTGGATTCACCAAGACCGTTTTTATCTTAGTGGCCACATTCCTACTAGATAGGATCGGGCGACGGCCGCTGCTCTTAAGTAGTGTTGGTGGTATGGTACTATCCCTAGCAACCCTCGGATTCGGGCTGACAATAATTGATCATTCACCTGAGAAACTACCATGGGCAGTTGCATTATCAATCGCTATGGTGTTAGCTTTTGTTGCATTCTTCTCCATAGGAATGGGACCGATACCTTGGGTTTATAGTTCAGAGATTTTCCCGTTGAGATTACGCGCTCAGGGGACAGGTATGGGGGTGGCCATGAATAGAGTGACAAGTGGGGTAATATCTACAACTTTTATTATGCTATACAAGGCTATATCTATTGGTGGGGCCTTTTTCCTGTTCGCAGGTTTTGCAACAGTGGCTTGGGTATTCTTTTTTGCATGTTTTCCTGAGACACGAGGAAGAACCTTGGAGGACATGGAAGTgctttttggtaattttatcaGCTGGAGGTCTGTTTTAAAGGATGggaaaaaggaggaggaagtTCACGGTGGAAATGATGGTCAAATCCAGATGGGAACTAAAGCTTAA
- the LOC7461203 gene encoding pseudouridine kinase isoform X6, with product MENSAQRRLERVSGHLLSPIEVNNGLSQVLIKGAHGKHEEEGDPVVIGGMVLDIHATPSLPLNPRTTTPGKVHYVLGGVARNIAECMSKLGTKPYMISALGNDMAGKLLLEHWNSASLSTEVAAESNTPVWFEPVSVAKSRRIVSVAKYVTFASPNEDELIAMANALSHENMFRHIERDSNSRCSVESLFQFLKPAILVLLEKGIKIVAVTLGADGVFLCSRGPNVVRFSLDRTKKYGVSGQLYDKVVSSCPSSRFSGALQIERSSHLFSVHFPALPASVVRLTGAGDCLVGGTLASLCSGLDIMQSIAVGIAAAKSAVEGEANVPSEFSLATITDDARSIYSAAKIPFHQSML from the exons ATGGAAAACAGTGCACAGAGGAGATTGGAACGTGTTTCTGGGCACCTGTTGTCTCCGATTGAAGTCAATAATGGTCTTTCCCAG GTTTTAATAAAAGGTGCGCATGGAAAACATGAGGAAGAAGGAGACCCAGTAGTTATAGGAGGCATGGTATTGGATATACATGCAACCCCTTCACTCCCTCTAAATCCTAGAACCACCACTCCTGGGAAG GTCCATTATGTACTAGGGGGTGTAGCAAGGAATATTGCTGAGTGTATGTCAAAGCTAGGAACTAAGCCTTATATGATTAGTGCCCTGGGAAATGACATGGCAG GCAAGCTGCTGTTGGAGCATTGGAATTCTGCGAGCCTATCTACAGAAG TGGCAGCAGAATCCAACACCCCAGTTTGGTTTGAGCCTGTTTCAGTGGCTAAATCTAGAAGAATTGTCTCAGTTGCTAAGTAT GTAACTTTTGCTTCACCTAATGAAGATGAGCTTATCGCCATGGCGAATGCTTTATCTCATGAAAATATGTTTCGTCACATTGAAAGGGATTCCAACAGTAGGTGTTCAGTCGAATCTTTGTTCCAATTTTTGAAACCGGCAATCCTGGTTTTGCTAGAGAAGGGTATCAAGATAGTTGCCGTGACCCTTGGTGCAGATGGCGTGTTCTTATGTTCTAGAGGACCAAACGTAGTGAGATTTAGTTTGGATAGAACCAAAAAATATGGAGTCAGTGGACAGTTATATGATAAAGTGGTGTCCAGCTGTCCTTCAAGTAGATTTTCTGGTGCTCTGCAGATTGAGAGAAGCTCTCATCTTTTTTCTGTACATTTTCCTGCACTTCCTGCATCAGTTGTGAGGCTTACGGGGGCTGGTGACTGCTTGGTTGGTGGTACACTTGCTTCTCTCTGTTCAGGTTTAGATATTATGCAGAGCATTGCAGTCGGTATAGCAGCAGCCAAATCTGCTGTGGAGGGAGAGGCGAATGTGCCTTCAGAATTTAGTTTGGCCACTATTACAG
- the LOC7461203 gene encoding pseudouridine kinase isoform X5, which yields MENSAQRRLERVSGHLLSPIEVNNGLSQVLIKGAHGKHEEEGDPVVIGGMVLDIHATPSLPLNPRTTTPGKVHYVLGGVARNIAECMSKLGTKPYMISALGNDMAGIMKHQDIKTPVICNIFDTEGELAAAVASVEAVEKFLTSSWIQQSKQNIFCAPVMMVDANLSLPALEASCQLAAESNTPVWFEPVSVAKSRRIVSVAKYVTFASPNEDELIAMANALSHENMFRHIERDSNSRCSVESLFQFLKPAILVLLEKGIKIVAVTLGADGVFLCSRGPNVVRFSLDRTKKYGVSGQLYDKVVSSCPSSRFSGALQIERSSHLFSVHFPALPASVVRLTGAGDCLVGGTLASLCSGLDIMQSIAVGIAAAKSAVEGEANVPSEFSLATITDDARSIYSAAKIPFHQSML from the exons ATGGAAAACAGTGCACAGAGGAGATTGGAACGTGTTTCTGGGCACCTGTTGTCTCCGATTGAAGTCAATAATGGTCTTTCCCAG GTTTTAATAAAAGGTGCGCATGGAAAACATGAGGAAGAAGGAGACCCAGTAGTTATAGGAGGCATGGTATTGGATATACATGCAACCCCTTCACTCCCTCTAAATCCTAGAACCACCACTCCTGGGAAG GTCCATTATGTACTAGGGGGTGTAGCAAGGAATATTGCTGAGTGTATGTCAAAGCTAGGAACTAAGCCTTATATGATTAGTGCCCTGGGAAATGACATGGCAG GCATTATGAAGCACCAAGATATCAAGACTCCTGTCATATGCAACATATTTGACACTGAAGGAGAGTTGGCAGCTGCTGTTGCTAGTGTGGAAGCAGTT GAAAAGTTCCTAACTTCTTCGTGGATTCAGCAATCaaagcaaaatatattttgtgctcCTGTCATGATGGTTGATGCAAATCTAAGTCTCCCAGCTTTAGAAGCTTCTTGCCAAT TGGCAGCAGAATCCAACACCCCAGTTTGGTTTGAGCCTGTTTCAGTGGCTAAATCTAGAAGAATTGTCTCAGTTGCTAAGTAT GTAACTTTTGCTTCACCTAATGAAGATGAGCTTATCGCCATGGCGAATGCTTTATCTCATGAAAATATGTTTCGTCACATTGAAAGGGATTCCAACAGTAGGTGTTCAGTCGAATCTTTGTTCCAATTTTTGAAACCGGCAATCCTGGTTTTGCTAGAGAAGGGTATCAAGATAGTTGCCGTGACCCTTGGTGCAGATGGCGTGTTCTTATGTTCTAGAGGACCAAACGTAGTGAGATTTAGTTTGGATAGAACCAAAAAATATGGAGTCAGTGGACAGTTATATGATAAAGTGGTGTCCAGCTGTCCTTCAAGTAGATTTTCTGGTGCTCTGCAGATTGAGAGAAGCTCTCATCTTTTTTCTGTACATTTTCCTGCACTTCCTGCATCAGTTGTGAGGCTTACGGGGGCTGGTGACTGCTTGGTTGGTGGTACACTTGCTTCTCTCTGTTCAGGTTTAGATATTATGCAGAGCATTGCAGTCGGTATAGCAGCAGCCAAATCTGCTGTGGAGGGAGAGGCGAATGTGCCTTCAGAATTTAGTTTGGCCACTATTACAG
- the LOC7461203 gene encoding pseudouridine kinase isoform X2, which yields MENSAQRRLERVSGHLLSPIEVNNGLSQVLIKGAHGKHEEEGDPVVIGGMVLDIHATPSLPLNPRTTTPGKVHYVLGGVARNIAECMSKLGTKPYMISALGNDMAGKLLLEHWNSASLSTEGIMKHQDIKTPVICNIFDTEGELAAAVASVEAVEKFLTSSWIQQSKQNIFCAPVMMVDANLSLPALEASCQLAAESNTPVWFEPVSVAKSRRIVSVAKYVTFASPNEDELIAMANALSHENMFRHIERDSNSRCSVESLFQFLKPAILVLLEKGIKIVAVTLGADGVFLCSRGPNVVRFSLDRTKKYGVSGQLYDKVVSSCPSSRFSGALQIERSSHLFSVHFPALPASVVRLTGAGDCLVGGTLASLCSGLDIMQSIAVGIAAAKSAVEGEANVPSEFSLATITDDARSIYSAAKIPFHQSML from the exons ATGGAAAACAGTGCACAGAGGAGATTGGAACGTGTTTCTGGGCACCTGTTGTCTCCGATTGAAGTCAATAATGGTCTTTCCCAG GTTTTAATAAAAGGTGCGCATGGAAAACATGAGGAAGAAGGAGACCCAGTAGTTATAGGAGGCATGGTATTGGATATACATGCAACCCCTTCACTCCCTCTAAATCCTAGAACCACCACTCCTGGGAAG GTCCATTATGTACTAGGGGGTGTAGCAAGGAATATTGCTGAGTGTATGTCAAAGCTAGGAACTAAGCCTTATATGATTAGTGCCCTGGGAAATGACATGGCAG GCAAGCTGCTGTTGGAGCATTGGAATTCTGCGAGCCTATCTACAGAAG GCATTATGAAGCACCAAGATATCAAGACTCCTGTCATATGCAACATATTTGACACTGAAGGAGAGTTGGCAGCTGCTGTTGCTAGTGTGGAAGCAGTT GAAAAGTTCCTAACTTCTTCGTGGATTCAGCAATCaaagcaaaatatattttgtgctcCTGTCATGATGGTTGATGCAAATCTAAGTCTCCCAGCTTTAGAAGCTTCTTGCCAAT TGGCAGCAGAATCCAACACCCCAGTTTGGTTTGAGCCTGTTTCAGTGGCTAAATCTAGAAGAATTGTCTCAGTTGCTAAGTAT GTAACTTTTGCTTCACCTAATGAAGATGAGCTTATCGCCATGGCGAATGCTTTATCTCATGAAAATATGTTTCGTCACATTGAAAGGGATTCCAACAGTAGGTGTTCAGTCGAATCTTTGTTCCAATTTTTGAAACCGGCAATCCTGGTTTTGCTAGAGAAGGGTATCAAGATAGTTGCCGTGACCCTTGGTGCAGATGGCGTGTTCTTATGTTCTAGAGGACCAAACGTAGTGAGATTTAGTTTGGATAGAACCAAAAAATATGGAGTCAGTGGACAGTTATATGATAAAGTGGTGTCCAGCTGTCCTTCAAGTAGATTTTCTGGTGCTCTGCAGATTGAGAGAAGCTCTCATCTTTTTTCTGTACATTTTCCTGCACTTCCTGCATCAGTTGTGAGGCTTACGGGGGCTGGTGACTGCTTGGTTGGTGGTACACTTGCTTCTCTCTGTTCAGGTTTAGATATTATGCAGAGCATTGCAGTCGGTATAGCAGCAGCCAAATCTGCTGTGGAGGGAGAGGCGAATGTGCCTTCAGAATTTAGTTTGGCCACTATTACAG